The Selenomonas ruminantium subsp. lactilytica TAM6421 genomic interval ATGCGTATGATTATTTTACAAGAGAATGAGCAAGATTGCAAGCTGGAAATCATTGAGGGTACTGGTGAAGTTCTGGAGGACTTAAGCGGGACAGGGCGAAAACGCCCCTGGAGCGAGAGGAAGAGCGAGAGCGTGGAATTACTAAACCTGTTTGAAACGGCTAGAAAAATAGACGAGAGCGTGATTTCACAAACAAGGCTGCAAGCCTTGAAAGACTGCGGGTCTTGGCTCACATTTGCGCAACAAGCAGACGGAACTCGGAGGCTTGCAAATGCTAATTTCTGCCGTTTGAGGCTATGCCCCCTATGTGGTTGGCGGCGGTCACTGAAACTATTTTCGCAGGTGTCGAAAATATCGGATGCTATTCTTGCGGAAAAGAAAGCACGGTTTATATTCGTTACGCTGACAGTGGAGAACGTGAAGGGCGAAGAGTTGCGGGCTACCATCAAGCGCATGAACGAGGGTTTCAAGTGCTTGGTACAAGACAAGAAAGGAATGGCTGCCTCTGCTACATTCAGGGCAAACCTGATGGGGTATATGAAAGCCATTGAAGTGACATATAACACAAAACGAAACGACTTCCACCCGCATATACACTGCATTTTCGAACTCGCACCGAAGTATTTTAGGGGCAAGGAAGGTGGCTATCTCACTCATGAAGACTGGCGGGTGATGTGGCGGAATGTGATGAAACTGGACTATGAGCCACAAGTGGACGTGAGAGCTATCAAGAACACCACGGCAAAAGCCGTGGCGGAAGTTGCAAAGTATCCTGTTAAGGTTGACGGACTTCTGAAAGTGAAAGACAAAGAGAAAGCAGCGCAAGCGCTGATCCAGCTCAAGCATGGCATA includes:
- a CDS encoding protein rep, giving the protein MRMIILQENEQDCKLEIIEGTGEVLEDLSGTGRKRPWSERKSESVELLNLFETARKIDESVISQTRLQALKDCGSWLTFAQQADGTRRLANANFCRLRLCPLCGWRRSLKLFSQVSKISDAILAEKKARFIFVTLTVENVKGEELRATIKRMNEGFKCLVQDKKGMAASATFRANLMGYMKAIEVTYNTKRNDFHPHIHCIFELAPKYFRGKEGGYLTHEDWRVMWRNVMKLDYEPQVDVRAIKNTTAKAVAEVAKYPVKVDGLLKVKDKEKAAQALIQLKHGIHNCRFITFGGDFREYKRRLALDDIETGDLVHVETDKQELNAVAMILFKYRADVGAYIC